One genomic region from Anabaena sp. PCC 7108 encodes:
- a CDS encoding ferredoxin:protochlorophyllide reductase (ATP-dependent) subunit N, with product MTVAQQPEALNFECETGNYHTFCPISCVAWLYQKIEDSFFLVIGTKTCGYFLQNAMGVMIFAEPRYAMAELEEGDISAQLNDYEELKRLCEQIKRDRNPSVIVWIGTCTTEIIKTDLEGLAPKLEADLGIPIVVARANGLDYAFTQGEDTVLAAMAHRCPEKSPVSETEKGERNAIQKLMNFGKKKEDIAQDESEYVDHPPLVLFGSLPDPVVTQLTLELKKQGIKVSGWLPAKRFTELPVIEEGYYVAGVNPFLSRTATTLMRRRKCKLIGAPFPIGPDGTRAWIEKICSVFGITPQGLDEREAQIWAGVEDYVKLIRGKSVFLMGDNLLEISMARFLIRCGMTVQEIGIPYMDKRYQAAELALLEKTCQEMNSPLPTIVEKPDNYNQLQRIYELKPDLVITGMAHANPLEARGINTKWSVEFTFAQIHGFGNARDVLELVTRPLRRNNNLKDLGWDKLVREEAKI from the coding sequence ATGACTGTCGCACAACAGCCAGAAGCTTTAAATTTTGAATGTGAAACCGGAAATTATCACACTTTTTGCCCGATTAGCTGCGTTGCTTGGTTATATCAAAAAATTGAAGATAGCTTCTTTTTGGTAATTGGCACAAAAACCTGCGGTTACTTCTTGCAAAATGCTATGGGAGTGATGATTTTTGCTGAACCCCGCTATGCGATGGCAGAGTTGGAAGAAGGGGATATTTCCGCACAGTTGAATGATTATGAAGAATTAAAACGGTTGTGTGAGCAAATCAAGCGCGATCGCAATCCTAGTGTAATTGTCTGGATTGGTACTTGCACCACCGAAATTATTAAAACCGATTTGGAAGGTTTAGCACCTAAGTTAGAAGCTGATTTGGGTATTCCTATTGTTGTCGCTCGTGCCAACGGCCTCGACTACGCATTCACCCAAGGAGAAGACACTGTATTAGCCGCTATGGCTCATCGTTGTCCTGAAAAGTCTCCTGTATCAGAAACTGAAAAAGGCGAGCGTAACGCCATTCAGAAGCTGATGAATTTTGGGAAGAAAAAAGAAGACATCGCCCAAGATGAATCTGAGTATGTAGATCATCCACCTTTGGTGCTGTTTGGTTCTTTACCTGACCCTGTAGTGACACAGTTAACCTTGGAATTGAAAAAGCAAGGTATCAAGGTTTCTGGTTGGCTACCCGCAAAACGCTTTACAGAATTACCTGTGATTGAAGAAGGGTATTATGTCGCGGGTGTGAATCCTTTCCTCAGCCGCACTGCTACAACTTTAATGCGTCGCCGTAAGTGTAAACTCATAGGCGCACCATTCCCCATTGGTCCCGACGGTACTCGCGCTTGGATTGAAAAAATCTGTTCTGTGTTTGGAATTACACCCCAAGGTTTAGATGAACGGGAAGCACAAATTTGGGCTGGTGTGGAAGATTATGTGAAATTAATTCGCGGTAAATCGGTGTTTTTGATGGGTGATAACCTGTTGGAAATTTCTATGGCGCGGTTTTTGATTCGCTGTGGAATGACTGTTCAGGAAATCGGGATTCCTTACATGGATAAACGCTATCAAGCTGCTGAGTTGGCTTTGTTAGAAAAAACTTGTCAGGAAATGAATTCACCTTTACCAACGATTGTTGAAAAGCCTGATAATTACAATCAACTGCAACGGATTTATGAGTTGAAACCTGATTTGGTAATTACTGGTATGGCTCATGCTAATCCTTTGGAAGCACGAGGTATTAATACTAAGTGGTCTGTGGAGTTTACCTTTGCTCAAATTCACGGTTTTGGTAATGCGCGTGATGTTTTGGAGTTGGTAACTCGTCCTTTAAGAAGAAATAATAATTTGAAGGATTTGGGTTGGGATAAGTTGGTTAGGGAAGAAGCGAAGATTTAG
- the clpB gene encoding ATP-dependent chaperone ClpB, with translation MQPTNPNQFTEKAWEAIAQTPDVVKQYQQQQLESEHLMKALLEQDGLTTPILTKAGVNLQKLRDRTDQFILRQPKVSGSSASVYLGKSLDTLLDRADAYRKEFKDEYISVEHLLLSYAKDDRFGKSLFQEFGLDESKLKNIIKQIRGSQKVTDQSPEGKYQSLEKYGRDLTDAARKGQLDPVIGRDDEIRRTIQILSRRTKNNPVLIGEPGVGKTAIAEGLAQRIVAGDVPQSLKDRTLISLDMGALIAGAKFRGEFEERLKAVLKEVTDSGGNIVLFIDEIHTVVGAGATQGAMDAGNLLKPMLARGELRCIGATTLDEYRKHIEKDAALERRFQQVYVDQPSVEDTVSILRGLRERYENHHGVKISDSALVAAATLSSRYISDRFLPDKAIDLVDEAAARLKMEITSKPEELDEIDRKILQLEMEKLSLQKESDAASRERLERLEKEIADFKEEQRTLSTQWQSEKSIIDKIQSVKKEIEKVNLEIQQAKREYDLNRAAKLEYGDLTDLHRKLEDAETELANTQGTGKSLLREEVTESDIAEIISKWTGIPISKLVESEKEKLLQLEDELHHRVIGQSEAVTAVADAIQRSRAGLSDPNRPIASFIFLGPTGVGKTELAKALAAYMFDTEEALVRIDMSEYMEKHTVSRLIGAPPGYVGYEEGGQLTEAIRRRPYAVILFDEIEKAHPDVFNVFLQILDDGRVTDAQGRTVDFKNCIIIMTSNIGSQYILDVSGDDSRYDEMRHRVMEAMRSSFRPEFLNRVDEFIIFHSLQKLELRQIVQLQVERLRERLIDRKMSLRLSGAALDFLAEVGYDPVFGARPLKRAIQRELETQIAKAILRGEFHDGDTIFVDVQNERLCFSRLPVEVFTS, from the coding sequence ATGCAACCTACTAATCCTAACCAATTTACAGAAAAAGCCTGGGAAGCGATCGCTCAAACCCCTGATGTTGTTAAGCAATACCAGCAACAGCAGCTAGAAAGTGAACACCTGATGAAAGCGCTGCTAGAACAAGATGGACTAACTACCCCGATTTTAACTAAAGCCGGTGTCAATCTGCAAAAACTGCGCGATCGCACCGACCAATTTATTCTGCGTCAACCTAAAGTATCAGGTAGCAGCGCTTCTGTTTACTTAGGGAAAAGCTTAGATACACTGTTAGACAGGGCTGATGCATATCGTAAAGAATTTAAAGACGAGTATATTTCTGTTGAACACTTATTGCTAAGTTACGCCAAAGATGACCGCTTTGGTAAAAGTCTATTCCAAGAATTTGGTTTAGATGAAAGCAAATTAAAGAATATCATTAAACAAATTCGGGGGAGCCAAAAAGTGACAGATCAAAGTCCAGAAGGGAAATATCAATCACTAGAAAAATATGGGCGTGACTTAACAGATGCTGCACGCAAAGGTCAATTAGATCCAGTAATTGGCCGTGATGATGAAATTCGCCGTACCATCCAAATTCTCTCCCGTCGGACTAAAAATAATCCAGTTTTAATTGGTGAACCAGGAGTTGGTAAAACAGCCATTGCCGAAGGTTTAGCACAGCGGATAGTAGCTGGTGATGTTCCCCAATCTCTTAAAGATAGAACATTAATTAGTTTAGATATGGGGGCTTTAATTGCTGGGGCAAAATTCCGAGGTGAATTTGAAGAACGCCTGAAAGCAGTATTAAAAGAAGTTACCGATTCTGGTGGAAATATAGTTTTATTTATCGACGAAATTCATACCGTTGTCGGTGCAGGTGCAACCCAAGGTGCTATGGATGCGGGGAACTTGTTAAAACCAATGTTAGCGCGGGGAGAATTGCGTTGTATTGGGGCGACAACTTTGGATGAATATCGTAAACATATTGAAAAAGATGCGGCTTTAGAAAGACGCTTCCAACAAGTTTATGTAGATCAACCAAGTGTAGAAGATACGGTTTCGATTCTGCGGGGTTTGAGAGAACGCTATGAAAACCACCACGGGGTAAAGATTTCTGATAGTGCGTTGGTTGCAGCTGCCACATTATCGAGTCGTTATATTAGCGATCGCTTTTTACCAGATAAAGCCATCGATTTAGTAGACGAAGCCGCAGCTAGGCTGAAAATGGAGATTACCTCCAAACCCGAAGAACTTGACGAAATCGACCGCAAGATTTTACAACTGGAAATGGAAAAACTTTCCTTGCAAAAAGAAAGTGATGCCGCTTCCAGAGAACGCCTAGAAAGACTAGAAAAAGAAATTGCTGACTTCAAAGAAGAACAAAGAACTTTGAGTACACAATGGCAATCGGAAAAAAGCATTATTGACAAAATTCAATCTGTGAAAAAAGAGATTGAAAAAGTTAATCTCGAAATTCAGCAAGCAAAAAGAGAGTATGACCTTAACCGCGCTGCTAAGTTGGAATATGGCGATTTAACCGATTTGCATCGCAAATTAGAAGATGCAGAAACCGAACTAGCCAACACCCAAGGAACTGGTAAATCTTTGCTGCGAGAAGAAGTTACCGAATCTGATATTGCCGAAATTATTTCTAAGTGGACAGGAATTCCCATCAGCAAATTAGTAGAATCGGAAAAAGAAAAACTGTTGCAATTAGAAGATGAACTCCACCACCGTGTCATTGGCCAATCTGAAGCAGTAACAGCCGTAGCAGATGCAATTCAACGTTCTCGCGCTGGACTTTCTGATCCTAATCGTCCCATTGCTAGTTTTATTTTCCTTGGTCCTACCGGTGTCGGTAAAACTGAATTAGCCAAAGCCCTGGCTGCATATATGTTCGACACGGAAGAGGCTTTGGTGCGGATTGATATGTCAGAATATATGGAGAAACACACCGTTTCCCGGCTGATTGGTGCGCCTCCCGGATATGTGGGTTATGAAGAAGGGGGACAATTAACAGAAGCTATTCGCCGTCGTCCTTACGCTGTTATTCTTTTCGATGAAATCGAGAAAGCCCACCCCGATGTATTTAATGTCTTTCTGCAAATTCTGGATGATGGTCGCGTCACCGATGCCCAAGGGCGGACAGTAGACTTTAAGAATTGTATCATTATCATGACGAGTAACATCGGTTCTCAGTATATTCTCGATGTGTCTGGTGATGATTCCCGTTATGATGAAATGCGTCATCGAGTCATGGAAGCAATGCGAAGTAGCTTCCGTCCTGAGTTCTTAAACCGAGTTGATGAATTTATTATCTTCCACAGTTTGCAAAAATTGGAATTACGGCAAATTGTCCAATTGCAAGTAGAAAGACTCAGAGAAAGATTAATCGACAGAAAAATGTCCCTGCGACTCTCAGGTGCAGCACTTGACTTTTTAGCAGAAGTAGGGTATGATCCGGTTTTCGGAGCTAGACCTCTGAAACGGGCAATTCAGCGAGAGTTAGAAACGCAAATTGCCAAAGCTATCTTACGCGGTGAATTCCACGACGGCGATACAATTTTTGTTGATGTTCAAAATGAACGTCTTTGTTTTAGTCGCTTACCAGTTGAGGTTTTTACTAGTTAA
- a CDS encoding DUF29 domain-containing protein, giving the protein MNHQLYEQDFNLWRETIITQIKEKHFNDVDWEHLLLELEDMGKSEKRSFLSNLTILIAHLLKLTVQADAPEMMKGSWYSSITEHRFRIKKDLQENPSFKNYLHEVIFIAYADARKLAIKESKNAKLGVRKPDEAEYPLDFPFTLEQLLDDDFYGDML; this is encoded by the coding sequence ATGAACCATCAACTATATGAACAAGATTTTAATCTTTGGCGAGAAACTATCATTACACAAATCAAAGAAAAGCATTTTAATGATGTTGATTGGGAACATTTATTATTAGAATTAGAAGATATGGGGAAATCGGAAAAACGGTCTTTCTTGAGTAACTTAACAATTTTAATTGCTCACTTACTCAAGTTAACTGTTCAAGCTGATGCACCCGAAATGATGAAAGGAAGTTGGTACAGTTCTATTACTGAACATCGCTTTAGAATTAAAAAAGATTTACAAGAAAATCCTTCTTTTAAGAATTACCTTCATGAGGTAATTTTTATAGCTTATGCTGATGCTAGAAAACTGGCAATTAAAGAAAGTAAAAATGCTAAGTTGGGAGTGAGAAAACCAGATGAAGCAGAATATCCTCTTGATTTTCCTTTTACTTTAGAGCAGTTATTAGATGATGATTTTTATGGAGATATGTTATAA
- a CDS encoding Nif11-like leader peptide family natural product precursor, protein MSLEQVESFFEMLSSEPEIYRQYYNNCCRQGFFSSCHWDTKKIVNFAITLGYRFTESELEELLFVSQPIHISK, encoded by the coding sequence ATGTCCTTAGAACAAGTTGAAAGCTTTTTTGAGATGTTGAGTTCAGAACCAGAAATTTATAGGCAATACTATAATAATTGCTGTCGGCAAGGATTTTTTAGTAGTTGTCATTGGGATACCAAAAAAATTGTCAATTTTGCTATAACTCTGGGCTACAGGTTTACTGAAAGTGAATTAGAGGAATTATTATTTGTAAGTCAGCCTATCCATATATCCAAATAA
- a CDS encoding TIGR02450 family Trp-rich protein translates to MPKKQKFPYLLGSKWTAQQKVDGWRHFQVVNRKNQGKWVYAEMVAACDPQVRFWLNAKLLQDNSQWHAGWQTLLEIRAIDENK, encoded by the coding sequence GTGCCTAAAAAACAGAAATTTCCCTATTTACTTGGTTCTAAGTGGACAGCACAGCAAAAAGTTGATGGTTGGCGACATTTTCAAGTTGTTAATCGGAAAAATCAGGGTAAATGGGTATATGCGGAAATGGTTGCTGCTTGTGACCCTCAAGTTCGCTTTTGGCTCAATGCTAAATTATTACAAGATAATTCTCAGTGGCACGCTGGCTGGCAAACATTGCTAGAAATCAGAGCTATTGATGAAAATAAATAA
- the bchL gene encoding ferredoxin:protochlorophyllide reductase (ATP-dependent) iron-sulfur ATP-binding protein produces MKLAVYGKGGIGKSTTSCNISVALAKRGKKVLQIGCDPKHDSTFTLTGFLIPTIIDTLQEKDYHYEDVWPEDVIYKGYGGVDCVEAGGPPAGAGCGGYVVGETVKLLKELNAFDEYDVILFDVLGDVVCGGFAAPLNYADYCLIVTDNGFDALFAANRIAASVREKARTHPLRLAGLIGNRTVKRDLIEKYIEAVPMPVLEVLPLIEDIRVSRVKGKTLFEMAESDPSLNYVCDYYLSIADQILARPEGVVPNDAPDRELFSLLSDFYLNPSKPQATNAEEELDLMIV; encoded by the coding sequence GTGAAACTAGCAGTTTACGGAAAAGGTGGAATCGGCAAATCTACAACTAGCTGCAACATCTCAGTGGCTTTAGCTAAACGCGGTAAAAAAGTGCTGCAAATTGGCTGTGATCCAAAACATGACAGCACCTTCACATTAACCGGGTTTTTGATTCCCACCATTATCGACACCCTGCAAGAAAAGGACTATCACTACGAAGATGTCTGGCCTGAAGATGTAATTTACAAAGGCTATGGTGGGGTTGATTGCGTAGAGGCAGGTGGACCACCTGCTGGAGCAGGTTGTGGAGGATATGTAGTTGGCGAAACTGTCAAACTACTCAAAGAATTAAATGCTTTTGATGAGTATGATGTAATTTTATTTGACGTTCTCGGTGACGTTGTCTGTGGCGGTTTTGCAGCACCTCTGAACTATGCAGACTACTGCCTGATTGTGACTGATAATGGCTTTGATGCTTTATTTGCTGCCAACCGAATTGCCGCTTCAGTCCGCGAGAAAGCACGGACTCACCCACTACGTTTAGCTGGATTAATTGGTAATCGAACTGTCAAGCGCGACTTGATTGAAAAATATATCGAAGCAGTACCAATGCCAGTTTTGGAAGTATTACCTCTAATTGAAGATATCCGTGTTTCCCGCGTTAAAGGTAAAACCTTGTTTGAAATGGCAGAGTCAGATCCTTCACTGAACTACGTTTGCGACTATTACCTGAGCATAGCCGACCAAATCTTGGCACGACCTGAAGGCGTGGTTCCTAATGATGCTCCAGACAGAGAACTTTTCTCTTTGTTGTCAGATTTTTATTTAAATCCGAGTAAACCACAAGCCACTAATGCAGAAGAGGAATTAGACTTGATGATTGTATAA
- a CDS encoding DUF5331 domain-containing protein — translation MAFFDNFTDTLKQKWLQFFQVNRDWITLQMTVESVYTPDGGKRPSSYLILGVVNALEPKLAQLMLPFARLNPDADTLIEVLDLNFDPDILLGNRFSPAIEPPSYSNGSAVVAEETDEDEPLVNNDLNGFEEVDVTHGFTIIDDTETAWVEGESLENEDGLEEIPLSINKFSAESEETSSLEVGDEFGDISFDPMISIEDNDDLNSPDESAFRDVLSDVWGDETSLGNNDLLGEELPSEVFDDSEMARLFPNS, via the coding sequence ATGGCTTTCTTTGATAATTTTACGGATACGCTCAAACAAAAGTGGTTACAATTCTTTCAAGTTAATCGAGACTGGATTACCCTGCAAATGACAGTGGAATCGGTTTACACCCCCGATGGAGGAAAGCGACCATCTTCTTATCTGATCCTGGGAGTAGTAAATGCTCTCGAACCCAAACTAGCCCAGTTAATGCTTCCTTTTGCTAGGCTAAATCCAGACGCTGACACTCTGATTGAAGTGCTGGATTTGAATTTTGACCCAGATATCCTGCTTGGTAATCGCTTCAGCCCCGCAATAGAACCACCGAGTTACTCAAATGGGTCAGCGGTAGTTGCTGAAGAGACAGATGAAGATGAACCATTGGTAAATAATGATCTCAATGGTTTTGAAGAGGTGGATGTTACTCACGGGTTCACTATCATAGATGATACTGAAACAGCTTGGGTAGAAGGTGAGTCACTAGAAAATGAAGATGGCTTAGAGGAAATTCCTTTATCTATCAATAAGTTCTCGGCTGAGTCCGAAGAAACATCCAGTTTAGAAGTAGGGGATGAGTTCGGTGATATTTCCTTCGATCCCATGATTTCCATCGAAGACAACGATGATCTAAATTCACCTGATGAGAGTGCTTTTAGAGACGTGTTATCCGATGTTTGGGGTGATGAAACGTCCCTAGGAAATAACGATCTGCTGGGAGAAGAACTACCATCTGAGGTTTTTGATGACTCAGAAATGGCTCGTCTCTTCCCAAATTCTTAA